A region of Ornithodoros turicata isolate Travis chromosome 5, ASM3712646v1, whole genome shotgun sequence DNA encodes the following proteins:
- the LOC135395774 gene encoding THAP domain-containing protein 1-like yields the protein MVVCCYSGCANRSEFASKASGITYHHFPRDESLRLQWVNAIGRPDWVPTKYSRVCSKHFRNEDFDRTSLTRVRLREGSVPVAHPSVQVHQEEHDLPARREPSGQEPIGVCTPEPGTSNVSLPEPDTQEEIEVSMASGSDTQEPMDVGLLEPKTPERIHVDRTTSTPLVSAVSSPTPAKASSSISSDTPGQFEQSRTGSSVCLFTSLTPNTSRPDPMDTTPSGSTPSTSRCEPLMDLIKRNGVEKLL from the exons ATGGTAGTGTGTTGTTATTCCGGTTGCGCTAATCGTTCAGAGTTTGCAAGTAAAGCATCTGGCATAACGTACCACCA CTTTCCCCGAGACGAGTCGTTACGATTGCAATGGGTGAATGCGATCGGGAGACCGGATTGGGTGCCAACGAAGTACAGCCGAGTGTGCTCAAAACACTTCAGGAACGAGGACTTCGACAGAACGTCGCTAACACGCGTGCGCCTGCGGGAGGGTTCCGTTCCTGTCGCACATCCGTCGGTTCAAGTTCACCAG GAGGAGCATGACTTGCCAGCCAGACGGGAACCTAGCGGGCAAGAACCAATAGGCGTGTGCACGCCTGAACCCGGCACGAGCAACGTGAGCCTGCCTGAGCCTGACACACAGGAGGAGATTGAAGTGAGCATGGCGTCTGGATCTGACACTCAAGAGCCAATGGATGTGGGCCTGCTCGAACCAAAGACACCAGAGCGAATCCAT GTAGACAGAACTACAAGCACACCTCTTGTGTCTGCTGTG TCCAGCCCCACACCAGCCAAGGCTTCCAGCAGTATCAGTTCCGACACACCAGGGCAATTTGAACAGTCGCGCACG GGCTCTTCCGTTTGTCTGTTCACAAGCTTGACTCCGAACACTAGCAGGCCTGACCCCATG GACACAACCCCCAGTGGCTCAACTCCAAGCACCAGCAGATGTGAACCTTTG ATGGATTTGATCAAGCGCAATGGCGTGGAGAAACTTCTGTGA